One genomic region from Vespa crabro chromosome 16, iyVesCrab1.2, whole genome shotgun sequence encodes:
- the LOC124429713 gene encoding guanine nucleotide-releasing factor 2 isoform X7 encodes MPQYDESFLDSPIFRRRVRTYFVQKKSSTKSRSFKNTSVPLLLAVTDLNNDFSDSLSICSTQESNEERSNGKARGGKLARRARSFKEDFLEKLSHMRSPGSGGTGAGGAESVVGGAGRASSPSSPRAPRDKNGVVGIGLGTGGTSSSSSGKDSNNAAGLEKNPLRDLHVHVRQVQLALLHFRDVVSKKKLEMLPGNGTVVLDTVTTIHTVLKSYLLYENSSTLGSATNQVYQALAQLLKLCDDVLLHGDQSSALDTENVTHIIGLVEEAVKNLVSLAHEKISNRQKPVSITINNRASGYGLELAPQRNSLPDIPLTPREREILEQTAANNSLVRSSHSSESILRDSSPPPKPPLPDRTNVCFSEENSSSGTPPPLPPKRRTRTQQLLDESESFLASSLDRVSLRSRSPEDSSSILSASAGSLDSALNHSRDEDEIRAIMGPNDESLNDSMDLSLIATIKSMQVNGTSNCACWDSSESSIPSTMLLGQQTPQEILNPFTGIDGKIERFSTQTHESGFVSMHSQRSSSQSYTTASSTTSKRSSQQSSISYSSQTFSTQQQSLYQQKFTSDSNGSVFMQKTMSSSKSTTDNMNITGSGDAVMLEKLKNEMESITISDANGIPPALPEKRSKRRRERQPSQYDNVPENEHLSTCSLHTSNGDSSDTNKPPPLPLKKKHIMAYMEMFGNCSHSNNDFISGLGTRHSVAAYNSMQAEWQQHEMALTTTQSCSFMAHTVTNLHDTTSVSISMTPSITEITNNSSLPPALPPKRSRSIKSNATPSIVSPKPTISMQSIHTSDSILSSTPVKIDEPSSYNDAFLDKKDVVSSTPVKLNITGTALDIALPTSRPASNALSSVSISDNTLELRDIDQDDNILEELDISKYLVFKKSDEEGPDIRGGHPDALLIHATKANKHDFLYQEAFLTTYRTFMQPLELIQKLHKRHQRFSCSPDVTKQRAAREAFSLLVRVVSDLTMSDLDDTLLQTLMEFVQQLVCSGDLTMAKALRVKILEKHAAKQLQYAQPILSSLSVTTKQASLLDFKSEQIAEQMTLLDADLFMKIEIPEVLIWAQEQNEERSPNLTRFTEHFNKMSYWARSRILEHRLENEAKDREKYVVKFIKIMKHLRKINNFNSYLALLSALDSAPIRRLEWQKHITEGLKEYCALIDSSSSFRAYRQALAETQPPCIPYIGLVLQDLTFVHIGNSDLLPDGTINFSKRWQQFNIVENMKRFKKGTYSFKKHDRIITFFNNFSDFLCEEAMWQISESIKPRGGKKVQLQN; translated from the exons ATGCCACAATATGATGAATCTTTTCTTGATTCGCCAATCTTCAGACGACGTGTACGAACTTATTTCGTACAAAAGAAATCCTCGACGAAATCAAGATCGTTCAAGAATACGTCTGTACCTTTGTTGTTGGCCGTGACCGATCTCAATAACGATTTCTCTGATTCGCTTTCGATCTGCAGTACGCAAG aaAGCAACGAGGAACGTTCAAACGGAAAGGCGCGCGGCGGTAAGCTCGCGCGTCGAGCACGCTCCTTTAAGGAGGACTTTTTGGAGAAGCTTTCACACATGCGTTCTCCGGGTAGCGGTGGTACAGGGGCAGGCGGCGCAGAGAGCGTCGTAGGAGGAGCCGGCCGAGCAAGTTCACCTTCGTCGCCAAGAGCACCGCGTGATAAAAATGGAGTTGTTGGAATTGGACTTGGAACAGGTGGaacatcgtcgtcatcgtcaggaaaggatagtaataatgcaGCTGGTCTTGAAAAAAATCCTTTACGAGACTTGCATGTCCACGTGAGACAAGTACAGCTTGCTCTTCTGCATTTTCGAGATGTTgtctcgaaaaagaaattggaaatGTTGCCAGGTAATGGGACAGTGGTTCTCGACACTGTTACCACCATACACACGGTACTCAAGTCCTATCTTCTCTATGAAAatag TTCCACGCTAGGATCCGCAACCAATCAAGTTTATCAAGCACTCGCTCAGTTATTAAAGCTTTGCGACGATGTCTTGTTACACGGCGATCAATCTTCTGCTTTGGATACCGAAAATGTTACCCATATTATCGGTTTGGTCGAAGAAGCAGTTAAGAATTTGGTTTCCCTTGCTCATGAGAAGATTTCCAATCGACAGAAACCTGTTAGCATTACGATTAACAATCG TGCATCGGGTTATGGATTGGAACTTGCTCCTCAGAGGAACTCGCTGCCGGATATACCTTTAACACCTAGGGAAAGAGAGATCTTAGAACAGACCGCTGCCAACAATAGTCTTGTTCGAAGTTCTCATAGTTCTGAATCTATTTTAAGGGATTCGAGTCCACCACCAAAACCTCCTCTTCCTGATAG AACGAACGTATGCTTCTCCGAAGAAAATAGTTCGTCAGGTACACCACCACCTTTACCACCGAAAAGAAGAACCAGAACTCAACAATTGCTCGACGAGTCTGAGAGTTTCTTAGCATCTAGTCTCGATAGAGTTTCCTTGCGTAGTCGATCACCGGAAgactcttcttctattttaagTGCATCAGCTGGTAGTTTGGATTCTGCTTTAAATCATTCGCGTGACGAGGATGAAATTCGAGCGATCATGGGACCAAACGATGAGTCTCTCAATGATAGTATGGATCTCAGTCTTATAGCTACCATTAAAA GTATGCAAGTTAATGGGACCTCTAATTGTGCTTGTTGGGATAGTTCTGAAAGCAGTATACCAAGTACTATGTTACTAGGACAACAAACACCGCAAGAAATTCTTAATCCGTTCACCG GTATTgatggaaaaatagaaagattttCAACCCAAACACATGAATCCGGTTTTGTGTCGATGCATTCACAAAGAAGTTCTTCTCAAAGTTACACGACTGCTTCTAGTACAACTTCAAAAAGGTCATCGCAACAAAGCAGTATCAGTTATAGTTCCCAAACGTTTAGTACCCAACAACAATCTCTTTATCAACAAAAGTTTACATCTGATAGCAATGGTTCTGTTTTCATGCAAAAAACAATGAGCAGCTCTAAAAGTACCAcggataatatgaatataacgGGAAGTGGCGACGCCGTTAtgttagaaaaattgaaaaat GAAATGGAATCAATTACTATATCCGATGCTAATGGAATACCACCTGCATTACCAGAAAAACGATCTAAACGGAGAAGAGAACGTCAACCGTCGCAATACGACAATGTACCTGAAAATGAACATTTGTCTACTTGCAGTTTGCATACCAGTAACGGCGATAGTTCGGATACCAATAAACCACCACCTCTTCcgctgaaaaaaaaacata TTATGGCATACATGGAGATGTTTGGAAATTGCTCTCACAGCAACAACGACTTCATTTCTGGCCTTGGAACTCGTCATTCTGTAGCAGCTTACAATTCCATGCAAGCAGAATGGCAGCAACATGAAATGGCACTCACTACGACTCAATCTTGTTCTTTTATGGCTCATACGGTAACTAACTTGCATGACACCACAAG cGTTTCTATATCTATGACTCCAAGCATTAcggaaataacaaataattctaGTCTTCCTCCGGCTTTACCACCAAAGAGATCACGATCTATCAAATCAAATGCTACACCTTCGATAGTTTCACCAAAGCCTACGATTAGTATGCAAAGCATACATACATCTGATTCAATTTTATCATCGACTCCTGTCAAAATTGATGAGCCGTCGTCATATAATGATGCTTttcttgataaaaaagatgttgTATCGTCAACTCCAGTAAAATTG aatatcaCCGGTACTGCATTAGACATAGCATTACCAACTTCCAGACCTGCAAGTAATGCTCTATCTTCTGTATCCATTAGCGATAACACTTTGGAATTAAGGGATATAGATCAGGATGATAATATATTGGAAGAATTAGATATCAGTAAATATTTAGTTTTTAAAAAGTCTGATGAAGAAGGACCCGATATACGTGGTGGACATCCTGATGCATTATTAATTCATGCTACCAAAGCAAATAAGCatg ACTTTTTATATCAGGAAGCTTTTCTGACAACATACAGAACATTTATGCAACCGCTTgaattaattcaaaaattaCATAAACGACATCAACGTTTTTCCTGTTCTCCAGATGTTACGAAGCAACGAGCAGCTCGAGAAGCTTTCTCCTTATTAGTTAGAGTAGTCAGTGATTTAAC TATGTCAGATCTTGACGATACCTTATTACAAACTTTAATGGAATTCGTACAGCAATTAGTATGCAGTGGTGATTTAACAATGGCTAAAGCTTTACGAgtgaaaatattagaaaagcaTGCCGCTAAACAATTACAATACGCACAAccaattttatcttctctcagTGTAACGACGAAACAAGCATCACTTTTAGATTTTAAAAGCGAACAAATCGCAGAACAAATGACTTTATTAGATGcagatttatttatgaaaattgaaattccTGAGGTATTAATTTGGGCTCAGGAacaaaatgaagagagaagtCCAAATCTTACAAGATTCACagaacattttaataaaatgtcatATTGGGCTAGATCCAGGATATTAGAGCATAGATTGGAGAACGAAGCtaaggatagagaaaaatatgttgtcaagttcattaaaataatgaaacatcttagaaaaataaataattttaatagttatcTTGCCTTGCTTTCTGCATTAGACAGTGCACCAATTAGAAGACTTGAATGGCAGAAGCATATTACGGAAGGTTTGAAGGAATATTGTGCTCTTATCGATAGTTCAAGCAGTTTTCGAGCATACAGGCAAGCTTTAGCAGAAACTCAACCACCATGCATCCCATATAT TGGGCTTGTGTTACAAGACCTTACATTTGTGCATATTGGAAACAGTGATTTGTTACCGGACGGTACtatcaatttttctaaaagatggcaacaatttaatattgttgAAAATATGAAGAGATTCAAAAAAGG tACATACTCCTTCAAGAAACACGATCGTATTATTACGTTCTTCAACAACTTCAGTGATTTCCTCTGTGAGGAAGCAATGTGGCAAATTTCTGAAAGTATTAAGCCACGTGGTGGAAAGAAAGTTCAATTGCAAAACTAG
- the LOC124429713 gene encoding guanine nucleotide-releasing factor 2 isoform X1 — translation MPQYDESFLDSPIFRRRVRTYFVQKKSSTKSRSFKNTSVPLLLAVTDLNNDFSDSLSICSTQESNEERSNGKARGGKLARRARSFKEDFLEKLSHMRSPGSGGTGAGGAESVVGGAGRASSPSSPRAPRDKNGVVGIGLGTGGTSSSSSGKDSNNAAGLEKNPLRDLHVHVRQVQLALLHFRDVVSKKKLEMLPGNGTVVLDTVTTIHTVLKSYLLYENSSTLGSATNQVYQALAQLLKLCDDVLLHGDQSSALDTENVTHIIGLVEEAVKNLVSLAHEKISNRQKPVSITINNRASGYGLELAPQRNSLPDIPLTPREREILEQTAANNSLVRSSHSSESILRDSSPPPKPPLPDRTNVCFSEENSSSGTPPPLPPKRRTRTQQLLDESESFLASSLDRVSLRSRSPEDSSSILSASAGSLDSALNHSRDEDEIRAIMGPNDESLNDSMDLSLIATIKSMQVNGTSNCACWDSSESSIPSTMLLGQQTPQEILNPFTGIDGKIERFSTQTHESGFVSMHSQRSSSQSYTTASSTTSKRSSQQSSISYSSQTFSTQQQSLYQQKFTSDSNGSVFMQKTMSSSKSTTDNMNITGSGDAVMLEKLKNEMESITISDANGIPPALPEKRSKRRRERQPSQYDNVPENEHLSTCSLHTSNGDSSDTNKPPPLPLKKKHMFQSVAYSVMAYMEMFGNCSHSNNDFISGLGTRHSVAAYNSMQAEWQQHEMALTTTQSCSFMAHTVTNLHDTTSVSISMTPSITEITNNSSLPPALPPKRSRSIKSNATPSIVSPKPTISMQSIHTSDSILSSTPVKIDEPSSYNDAFLDKKDVVSSTPVKLNITGTALDIALPTSRPASNALSSVSISDNTLELRDIDQDDNILEELDISKYLVFKKSDEEGPDIRGGHPDALLIHATKANKHDEKESDFLYQEAFLTTYRTFMQPLELIQKLHKRHQRFSCSPDVTKQRAAREAFSLLVRVVSDLTMSDLDDTLLQTLMEFVQQLVCSGDLTMAKALRVKILEKHAAKQLQYAQPILSSLSVTTKQASLLDFKSEQIAEQMTLLDADLFMKIEIPEVLIWAQEQNEERSPNLTRFTEHFNKMSYWARSRILEHRLENEAKDREKYVVKFIKIMKHLRKINNFNSYLALLSALDSAPIRRLEWQKHITEGLKEYCALIDSSSSFRAYRQALAETQPPCIPYIGLVLQDLTFVHIGNSDLLPDGTINFSKRWQQFNIVENMKRFKKGTYSFKKHDRIITFFNNFSDFLCEEAMWQISESIKPRGGKKVQLQN, via the exons ATGCCACAATATGATGAATCTTTTCTTGATTCGCCAATCTTCAGACGACGTGTACGAACTTATTTCGTACAAAAGAAATCCTCGACGAAATCAAGATCGTTCAAGAATACGTCTGTACCTTTGTTGTTGGCCGTGACCGATCTCAATAACGATTTCTCTGATTCGCTTTCGATCTGCAGTACGCAAG aaAGCAACGAGGAACGTTCAAACGGAAAGGCGCGCGGCGGTAAGCTCGCGCGTCGAGCACGCTCCTTTAAGGAGGACTTTTTGGAGAAGCTTTCACACATGCGTTCTCCGGGTAGCGGTGGTACAGGGGCAGGCGGCGCAGAGAGCGTCGTAGGAGGAGCCGGCCGAGCAAGTTCACCTTCGTCGCCAAGAGCACCGCGTGATAAAAATGGAGTTGTTGGAATTGGACTTGGAACAGGTGGaacatcgtcgtcatcgtcaggaaaggatagtaataatgcaGCTGGTCTTGAAAAAAATCCTTTACGAGACTTGCATGTCCACGTGAGACAAGTACAGCTTGCTCTTCTGCATTTTCGAGATGTTgtctcgaaaaagaaattggaaatGTTGCCAGGTAATGGGACAGTGGTTCTCGACACTGTTACCACCATACACACGGTACTCAAGTCCTATCTTCTCTATGAAAatag TTCCACGCTAGGATCCGCAACCAATCAAGTTTATCAAGCACTCGCTCAGTTATTAAAGCTTTGCGACGATGTCTTGTTACACGGCGATCAATCTTCTGCTTTGGATACCGAAAATGTTACCCATATTATCGGTTTGGTCGAAGAAGCAGTTAAGAATTTGGTTTCCCTTGCTCATGAGAAGATTTCCAATCGACAGAAACCTGTTAGCATTACGATTAACAATCG TGCATCGGGTTATGGATTGGAACTTGCTCCTCAGAGGAACTCGCTGCCGGATATACCTTTAACACCTAGGGAAAGAGAGATCTTAGAACAGACCGCTGCCAACAATAGTCTTGTTCGAAGTTCTCATAGTTCTGAATCTATTTTAAGGGATTCGAGTCCACCACCAAAACCTCCTCTTCCTGATAG AACGAACGTATGCTTCTCCGAAGAAAATAGTTCGTCAGGTACACCACCACCTTTACCACCGAAAAGAAGAACCAGAACTCAACAATTGCTCGACGAGTCTGAGAGTTTCTTAGCATCTAGTCTCGATAGAGTTTCCTTGCGTAGTCGATCACCGGAAgactcttcttctattttaagTGCATCAGCTGGTAGTTTGGATTCTGCTTTAAATCATTCGCGTGACGAGGATGAAATTCGAGCGATCATGGGACCAAACGATGAGTCTCTCAATGATAGTATGGATCTCAGTCTTATAGCTACCATTAAAA GTATGCAAGTTAATGGGACCTCTAATTGTGCTTGTTGGGATAGTTCTGAAAGCAGTATACCAAGTACTATGTTACTAGGACAACAAACACCGCAAGAAATTCTTAATCCGTTCACCG GTATTgatggaaaaatagaaagattttCAACCCAAACACATGAATCCGGTTTTGTGTCGATGCATTCACAAAGAAGTTCTTCTCAAAGTTACACGACTGCTTCTAGTACAACTTCAAAAAGGTCATCGCAACAAAGCAGTATCAGTTATAGTTCCCAAACGTTTAGTACCCAACAACAATCTCTTTATCAACAAAAGTTTACATCTGATAGCAATGGTTCTGTTTTCATGCAAAAAACAATGAGCAGCTCTAAAAGTACCAcggataatatgaatataacgGGAAGTGGCGACGCCGTTAtgttagaaaaattgaaaaat GAAATGGAATCAATTACTATATCCGATGCTAATGGAATACCACCTGCATTACCAGAAAAACGATCTAAACGGAGAAGAGAACGTCAACCGTCGCAATACGACAATGTACCTGAAAATGAACATTTGTCTACTTGCAGTTTGCATACCAGTAACGGCGATAGTTCGGATACCAATAAACCACCACCTCTTCcgctgaaaaaaaaacata TGTTCCAATCAGTGGCATATTCTG TTATGGCATACATGGAGATGTTTGGAAATTGCTCTCACAGCAACAACGACTTCATTTCTGGCCTTGGAACTCGTCATTCTGTAGCAGCTTACAATTCCATGCAAGCAGAATGGCAGCAACATGAAATGGCACTCACTACGACTCAATCTTGTTCTTTTATGGCTCATACGGTAACTAACTTGCATGACACCACAAG cGTTTCTATATCTATGACTCCAAGCATTAcggaaataacaaataattctaGTCTTCCTCCGGCTTTACCACCAAAGAGATCACGATCTATCAAATCAAATGCTACACCTTCGATAGTTTCACCAAAGCCTACGATTAGTATGCAAAGCATACATACATCTGATTCAATTTTATCATCGACTCCTGTCAAAATTGATGAGCCGTCGTCATATAATGATGCTTttcttgataaaaaagatgttgTATCGTCAACTCCAGTAAAATTG aatatcaCCGGTACTGCATTAGACATAGCATTACCAACTTCCAGACCTGCAAGTAATGCTCTATCTTCTGTATCCATTAGCGATAACACTTTGGAATTAAGGGATATAGATCAGGATGATAATATATTGGAAGAATTAGATATCAGTAAATATTTAGTTTTTAAAAAGTCTGATGAAGAAGGACCCGATATACGTGGTGGACATCCTGATGCATTATTAATTCATGCTACCAAAGCAAATAAGCatg ACGAAAAGGAATCAG ACTTTTTATATCAGGAAGCTTTTCTGACAACATACAGAACATTTATGCAACCGCTTgaattaattcaaaaattaCATAAACGACATCAACGTTTTTCCTGTTCTCCAGATGTTACGAAGCAACGAGCAGCTCGAGAAGCTTTCTCCTTATTAGTTAGAGTAGTCAGTGATTTAAC TATGTCAGATCTTGACGATACCTTATTACAAACTTTAATGGAATTCGTACAGCAATTAGTATGCAGTGGTGATTTAACAATGGCTAAAGCTTTACGAgtgaaaatattagaaaagcaTGCCGCTAAACAATTACAATACGCACAAccaattttatcttctctcagTGTAACGACGAAACAAGCATCACTTTTAGATTTTAAAAGCGAACAAATCGCAGAACAAATGACTTTATTAGATGcagatttatttatgaaaattgaaattccTGAGGTATTAATTTGGGCTCAGGAacaaaatgaagagagaagtCCAAATCTTACAAGATTCACagaacattttaataaaatgtcatATTGGGCTAGATCCAGGATATTAGAGCATAGATTGGAGAACGAAGCtaaggatagagaaaaatatgttgtcaagttcattaaaataatgaaacatcttagaaaaataaataattttaatagttatcTTGCCTTGCTTTCTGCATTAGACAGTGCACCAATTAGAAGACTTGAATGGCAGAAGCATATTACGGAAGGTTTGAAGGAATATTGTGCTCTTATCGATAGTTCAAGCAGTTTTCGAGCATACAGGCAAGCTTTAGCAGAAACTCAACCACCATGCATCCCATATAT TGGGCTTGTGTTACAAGACCTTACATTTGTGCATATTGGAAACAGTGATTTGTTACCGGACGGTACtatcaatttttctaaaagatggcaacaatttaatattgttgAAAATATGAAGAGATTCAAAAAAGG tACATACTCCTTCAAGAAACACGATCGTATTATTACGTTCTTCAACAACTTCAGTGATTTCCTCTGTGAGGAAGCAATGTGGCAAATTTCTGAAAGTATTAAGCCACGTGGTGGAAAGAAAGTTCAATTGCAAAACTAG